From the genome of Metarhizium brunneum chromosome 4, complete sequence, one region includes:
- the ATG7 gene encoding Ubiquitin-like modifier-activating enzyme ATG7: protein MATPLQFATFTSEIELPFYSALFASKLDYDKLDDSARNVLGLYESRVEEPQASCKMQILGNALTNQNAPLGTARGEGIIKNVNTLERFKTTDKTEMIRKAGRQIWDAINDGTIYSVPSLLSSFVILSYADLKKYKFTYWFAFPALHSDPQWKRTGPVERFTADESTELVDRVGTWRYSVDSRQHGFFLAKKVRGQEIQTEDIEGLNSIGFRWEVSTLGSFEEGFFNDIPEEDRYVAFVDPSTYAEGPGWPLRNLLVLIRQRFRASRAKILCYRDTWARRHEARSVVLPIEMDSVETMEMREMPKVTGWERSRNGKLQAQQANLADYMDPTRLADSSVDLNLKLMKWRLAPDLDLDLIKNTKCLLLGAGTLGGYVSRNLLGWGVRKVTFVDYGRVSYSNPVRQPLFEFNDCTNGGQPKAAAAAAMLKRIYPGVESEGHALSVPMLGHAFTDEEKTRADLEKLEGLIEDHDVIFLLMDTRESRWLPTVIGKARAKIVMNAALGFDSYVVMRHGAETRENGQTSLGCYFCNDVVAPADSMKDQTLDQQCTVTRPGVAAIASALLVELFTSLLQHPLRNQAPAPQHTPGSIPDRDPPSHPLGLVPHQIRGYVSTFQNMNIRGQSYDCCSACSPKVLDAYRTDGWGFVKRALQEKDYVAELSGLVEVQRRAEEMAANVDWEEEDDDLVEDGEGELL from the exons ATGGCCACGCCTCTCCAGTTTGCGACGTTTACGTCGGAGATTGAGCTACCCTTTTATTCGGCTCTTTTTGCCTCCAAGCTCGACTATGACAAGCTGGATGACTCTGCGAGAAACGTGCTCGGTTTGTATGAGTCGAGAGTTGAGGAACCACAGGCTAGCTGCAAGATGCAGATCCTAGGTAATGCCCTAACCAACCAAAA CGCACCTCTAGGCACAGCCAGAGGAGAAGGCATTATCAAGAATGTCAATACCCTGGAGCGGTTCAAGACGACGGATAAAACCGAGATGATTAGGAAAGCCGGGAGACAG ATCTGGGACGCAATCAACGACGGTACCATCTACTCTGTGCCATCGCTTCTCTCATCTTTTGTCATCCTCTCGTACGCGGATCTCAAGAAATACAAGTTTACGTATTGGTTCGCGTTCCCAGCCTTACATTCAGACCCCCAATGGAAGCGGACCGGACCTGTTGAACGCTTCACCGCCGATGAAAGCACAGAACTGGTCGACAGGGTTGGGACGTGGCGATATAGCGTTGACAGTCGTCAACATGGGTTTTTTCTCGCGAAAAAGGTTCGTGGTCAGGAGATCCAAACCGAAGATATCGAAGGCTTGAACAGTATAGGGTTTAGATGGGAAGTCAGCACATTGGGCAGTTTCGAGGAGggcttcttcaacgacatCCCCGAGGAGGATCGTTACGTCGCTTTCGTCGACCCATCCACCTACGCCGAAGGACCTGGCTGGCCACTTAGAAATCTCCTGGTTCTCATCCGACAGCGCTTCCGGGCGTCAAGGGCCAAGATTCTGTGCTACAGAGACACCTGGGCCCGAAGACACGAAGCCAGGAGTGTCGTGCTCCCCATCGAAATGGACTCCGTAGAAACGATGGAGATGAGAGAAATGCCCAAGGTTACGGGGTGGGAGAGGTCGCGAAACGGAAAGCTTCAAGCCCAGCAGGCAAATCTCGCAGACTACATGGACCCGACGAGACTGGCTGATTCATCCGTCGACTTGAACCTGAAGCTGATGAAGTGGCGTCTCGCACCCGACCTTGACTTGGACCTTATCAAGAACACAAAATGTCTCCTGCTGGGAGCCGGAACACTGGGAGGCTACGTCTCGAGAAATTTGCTAGGCTGGGGTGTGAGGAAGGTGACATTCGTCGACTACGGCAGGGTCTCATACTCGAACCCCGTACGACAACCACTATTCGAGTTCAACGACTGCACAAATGGCGGGCAGCCAaaagcagcagccgcagcggCCATGCTGAAGCGCATCTACCCCGGTGTTGAAAGCGAAGGACATGCCCTCTCTGTGCCAATGCTTGGCCATGCATTTACAGACGAGGAAAAGACGAGGGCCGACTTGGAAAAGCTCGAAGGCTTGATTGAGGACCACGACGTTATTTTCCTGTTGATGGATACCCGTGAGTCGCGTTGGCTACCGACGGTGATAGGAAAGGCTCGAGCAAAGATTGTCATGAATGCCGCTCTTGGATTCGACTCTTATGTCGTCATGCGTCACGGAGCCGAGACGAGGGAGAACGGACAGACATCTCTCGGCTGTTACTTTTGCAACGACGTCGTGGCCCCAGCCGAT TCAATGAAGGACCAGACCCTCGACCAGCAGTGTACAGTAACCCGGCCCGGCGTCGCAGCCATCGCATCTGCCCTCCTGGTCGAGCTGTTCACTAGTCTCCTCCAACACCCGCTCCGAAACCAGGCACCAGCACCCCAACATACGCCAGGAAGTATTCCCGACCGCGACCCTCCCAGCCATCCTTTAGGTCTGGTCCCCCACCAAATCCGCGGCTACGTATCTACGTTCCAAAACATGAATATCCGGGGTCAATCGTACGACTGCTGCAGCGCATGTAGTCCCAAGGTGTTAGACGCATATCGCACAGATGGATGGGGTTTTGTCAAGAGGGCACTGCAGGAGAAGGATTACGTTGCTGAGCTGTCCGGGTTGGTGGAGGTCCAGAGACGGGCAGAGGAGATGGCAGCCAATGTGGAttgggaagaagaagatgatgatcttgtcgaggacgGGGAGGGGGAATTACTTTGA